The DNA region GTATACCCTTGCGAACTGATCCAGACTTTAATATTCCTTCTATCCGGTCTACACTTGAAAATACGTATAGACAAATACTATCAGACCTCAAAGTATCTTCTAGTTATTTACCACAGGTTCCGATACATGTAATGCGCCCTTCCAAAGGTGCCGCATTCGGTATGCTTTCTAGGATCTACCTTTTCATACGCAACTATTCAATGGCCGAAATATATGCTGATTCTGCATTAAAAATAAATAGCAATCTAATGGATTTCAATACAATTGGTACTAGTAAAACATATCCTATTGCCCAATTTAATACAGAAACAATCTACTATAGTAGCATTAGTGTTCCTGCACCCCTTAATATCAGCAGGGCCAAGATAGATACGAACCTATACTCATCGTATGCAAACGGGGATTTGAGAAAATCCATTTTTTTCAGAAGCAATACAGATGGTTCCGTTGGTTTTAGGGGTAATTACACTGGAGGTCTTTCTCTTTTTTCTGGCATTTCTGTTAATGAACTATTATTGATTCATGCAGAATGCACCGTAAGATTAGGGGATTTGGAAAACGGACTGACCGACCTCAACAAGTTAAGGTCGGCCAGATGGAGCAAAACCATAGCTTACGTTCCCTTTACGTCCGTCAGTAAGCAACAGTCATTGGATACCATTTTGGTTGAGCGCAAAAAAGAACTGTTGATGCGCGGGCTTTGGTGGCAGGATGTTAAAAGGCTGAACCTTGAAAAACGAGCTATTTCCCTACACCGTAGGCTCAATGGTCAATTATTGACGCTGGATCCAACATCTGACAGGTTTGTACTCAGAATACCAGAAGATGTCATTCAATTAACTGGAATGCAGCAAAACAAATAGGACATTTCCACAACTTAAATGCTACTC from Rhizosphaericola mali includes:
- a CDS encoding RagB/SusD family nutrient uptake outer membrane protein: MSYKKLLIILALVCLMIGCKKYLNEKSNSNLVVPQTLEDLQALLDRTIATNSSDPSATAVSSDEYYLTDNDWNALSSDYYKRMYKWDSAGLFQPGGANDWGNAYQLVYLANTVISEMGNIERTTTNANDWDNVIGQAYFYRGKAFYNIASIWCKSFDSVYTSTDLGIPLRTDPDFNIPSIRSTLENTYRQILSDLKVSSSYLPQVPIHVMRPSKGAAFGMLSRIYLFIRNYSMAEIYADSALKINSNLMDFNTIGTSKTYPIAQFNTETIYYSSISVPAPLNISRAKIDTNLYSSYANGDLRKSIFFRSNTDGSVGFRGNYTGGLSLFSGISVNELLLIHAECTVRLGDLENGLTDLNKLRSARWSKTIAYVPFTSVSKQQSLDTILVERKKELLMRGLWWQDVKRLNLEKRAISLHRRLNGQLLTLDPTSDRFVLRIPEDVIQLTGMQQNK